The following coding sequences lie in one Musa acuminata AAA Group cultivar baxijiao chromosome BXJ1-8, Cavendish_Baxijiao_AAA, whole genome shotgun sequence genomic window:
- the LOC135588464 gene encoding chloroplast sensor kinase, chloroplastic-like isoform X3: MLPSAIAAANSLFYCIDPRFPTRLHLIHTNPVLLGLHNPSPFRLKSTTSRYPSPIFRIHSSLHPVALTDSNDAAELIPSSAAAVAAAIQRASPSSPVVFTQRVEKQGKEGLVLPSPDFQRLCLEQLDLFRMVVDPDAVLSVYVRPAGSYIMDQLELRRVGFYPETDVSESADCVILVGNFSIPSGLRAAEAALSKQKVEVISGTGALVLPMVKHPFVVGFLVAELPKKDLDSCENVDSGELCVPFCSPKDDSLGGAPYSSKKPWEIEAFSEDLMKAYGQFTTEQRSRAIVISRSLATAYVMDQKAMLLQQSSWQNSVRMNHLIEQIRAPLSSIRALTKMLSVHVKRSEISYDIIEDLLMQGEHMKDALQQLQDSAYLTKVNIVRYNEETIKKMHDPKFSHQELSRSLPSENDSSENKTYSMQKMEPVLPLSSGKKDLAMPMPPLWLVPLKQNITRQTMCCF; this comes from the exons ATGTTGCCCTCCGCCATCGCTGCGGCGAACTCTCTCTTCTACTGCATCGATCCCCGCTTCCCTACACGTCTTCATCTCATTCATACTAATCCCGTTCTTCTGGGACTCCACAACCCCTCGCCTTTTCGGCTCAAATCGACCACAAGCCGATACCCTTCTCCGATCTTCAGAATCCACTCTTCTCTCCATCCCGTGGCCCTCACAGACTCGAACGACGCCGCGGAGTTGATCCCCTCCTCCGCCGCGGCGGTGGCCGCCGCCATCCAGCGGGCCTCGCCGTCGTCGCCGGTGGTGTTCACCCAGCGGGTGGAGAAACAGGGGAAGGAAGGGCTTGTCCTGCCGAGCCCTGACTTCCAACGCCTCTGCCTCGAGCAGCTCGATTTGTTTCGCATGGTTGTGGATCCGGACGCCGTCTTGTCG GTGTATGTCAGGCCAGCTGGCAGTTACATAATGGACCAGTTAGAATTACGGCGAGTTGGTTTTTATCCAGAAACTGATGTTTCTGAAAGTGCAGACTGTGTGATATTAGTTGGTAATTTTTCTATACCATCAGGTTTACGTGCAGCTGAAGCTGCTCTCTCGAAACAGAAA GTGGAAGTGATATCTGGGACTGGAGCTCTTGTTCTGCCAATGGTTAAGCATCCCTTTGTTGTAGGATTTCTAGTTGCAGAACTACCAAAGAAGGATTTGGATTCATGTGAGAATGTGGATAGTGGTGAACTGTGTGTGCCCTTTTGCTCACCTAAAGATGATTCTTTAGGTGGAGCACCATATTCTAGTAAGAAACCCTGGGAAATTGAGGCTTTCAGTGAAGATTTGATGAAAGCTTATGGCCAATTCACAACTGAACAAAGATCAAGAGCTATTGTGATTTCTCGATCTTTGGCCACAGCATATGTCATGGATCAG AAAGCAATGCTTCTTCAACAGTCTTCTTGGCAAAATAGTGTCAGAATGAATCATCTGATTGAACAA ATACGTGCACCTCTTTCTAGCATTAGAGCTCTGACAAAAATGTTATCTGTTCATGTCAAGAGAAGTGAG ATTTCATATGATATCATCGAAGACTTACTTATGCAGGGTGAACATATGAAAGATGCCTTACAGCAGCTTCAAGATTCTGCCTATCTCACCAAG GTTAATATAGTACGATACAATGAAGAAACAATAAAGAAGATGCATGATCCTAAGTTCAGCCACCAAGAATTGTCGAGGTCACTGCCATCTGAGAATGATTCAAGCGAGAACAAAACATATAGTATGCAGAAGATGGAACCTGTGCTACCACTAAGCTCTGGAAAAAAAGACCTAGCAATGCCGATGCCACCTCTTTGGCTTGTGCCACTAAAACAAAACATTACCAG GCAGACCATGTGTTGTTTCTGA